Proteins encoded in a region of the Mycolicibacterium chitae genome:
- the folP gene encoding dihydropteroate synthase: MGVVNVTDDSFSDGGRYLDPERAVAHGLRLAREGATIIDVGGESTRPGAVRIDAEVESARVVPVVEALAAQGITVSIDTMHAAVARAALDAGAHIVNDVSGGRADPAMAPLLADAGVPWVLMHWRSVKADEPHRVPHYDDVVATVRDELRAAVEAALAAGVAESQLILDPGLGFAKTAQHNWALLHALPSFVADGLPVLIGASRKRFLGAVLADERGEPRPPDGRETATAVISVLAATHEAWGVRVHDVQASVDALKVLRAWNEAGGEGVGD, encoded by the coding sequence ATGGGAGTCGTCAACGTCACCGACGACTCGTTCTCCGACGGCGGCCGCTACCTCGATCCCGAGCGTGCGGTCGCCCACGGGCTCCGACTGGCCCGCGAGGGCGCCACGATCATCGACGTGGGCGGCGAGTCCACCCGCCCCGGCGCGGTGCGCATCGACGCCGAGGTCGAGTCGGCCCGCGTGGTCCCGGTGGTGGAAGCGCTGGCGGCCCAAGGCATCACGGTCAGCATCGACACCATGCACGCCGCGGTGGCGCGCGCCGCGCTCGACGCCGGCGCGCACATCGTCAACGACGTCTCCGGCGGGCGCGCGGACCCCGCGATGGCCCCGCTGCTCGCCGACGCCGGCGTGCCGTGGGTGCTGATGCACTGGCGCTCGGTGAAAGCCGATGAGCCGCACCGGGTGCCGCACTACGACGACGTCGTGGCCACGGTGCGCGACGAGTTGCGCGCCGCCGTCGAGGCCGCGCTGGCCGCGGGGGTCGCCGAGAGCCAACTGATCCTCGACCCCGGACTGGGTTTCGCCAAGACCGCCCAGCACAACTGGGCGCTGCTGCACGCGTTGCCGTCGTTCGTGGCCGACGGGCTGCCGGTGTTGATCGGGGCGTCCCGCAAGCGGTTCCTGGGTGCGGTGCTGGCCGACGAGCGTGGCGAACCGCGGCCCCCTGACGGCCGCGAGACCGCGACGGCGGTGATCTCGGTGTTGGCCGCCACGCACGAGGCGTGGGGTGTGCGGGTGCACGACGTGCAGGCGTCGGTGGACGCGTTGAAGGTGCTACGAGCCTGGAACGAGGCAGGCGGAGAGGGTGTCGGTGACTGA
- a CDS encoding DUF6779 domain-containing protein: protein MTVLSRGARARRGGRRPGWLLLTVLLVLAIAASSALVFTNRVELLKLAVILALWAAVVAAFVSVIYRRQSDADHAKVRDLKLVYDLQLDREISARREYELTVETHLRREIASELRSAAADEVAALRAELAALRTNLEILFDADLAHRAALESDRKQERAHSEWIRTPEPVRSDRVVSSRFTEDQDDENTRTNESPIIDVPEEPPPPPPPPPAPRPRPQPAASRPAPPPQQQPQPQPQPRRRRRRREDDDGGWPTQVVPPVTAQSPPPPTPTPPPAPTPTPAPPPPPPPPPAPPRPEPRPEPVAQPDPQWEPLNTWKPPTPAPPAAPAADWSVPPAPAPTPTPAPTPPPPPPAPTPPPPAPAPPVTEERRGRHASPAEPEYPVPSPPSAPAPPPAEPAPPRRGRHSAPAEAEDPIAASFPPAPRSEEPAARHRGPDEEEQSERRRGQSAAELLARFQATPGGGGRRRRRED from the coding sequence ATGACCGTTCTGTCCCGCGGCGCCCGGGCTCGGCGCGGCGGCCGCAGGCCGGGTTGGCTACTCCTGACCGTGTTGCTGGTCCTCGCCATTGCGGCCAGTTCCGCATTGGTTTTCACCAACCGAGTCGAGCTGCTCAAGCTCGCCGTCATCCTGGCGCTGTGGGCGGCCGTGGTGGCCGCGTTCGTCTCGGTGATCTACCGCAGGCAAAGCGATGCCGACCACGCCAAGGTGCGCGACCTCAAGCTGGTGTACGACCTCCAGTTGGACCGGGAGATCTCCGCGCGCCGCGAGTACGAGCTGACCGTGGAGACGCATCTGCGCCGCGAGATCGCCTCCGAACTGCGCTCGGCGGCCGCCGACGAGGTCGCCGCGCTGCGCGCCGAACTGGCCGCGCTGCGCACCAACCTGGAGATCCTGTTCGACGCCGACCTGGCGCACCGGGCGGCCCTCGAGTCGGACCGCAAACAGGAACGTGCCCACAGCGAGTGGATCCGCACCCCGGAACCGGTGCGCTCCGACCGGGTGGTCAGCAGCCGCTTCACCGAGGACCAGGACGACGAGAACACCCGCACCAACGAGAGCCCGATCATCGACGTGCCGGAGGAGCCGCCACCACCTCCGCCCCCGCCGCCCGCGCCGCGGCCCCGACCGCAACCGGCGGCGTCCCGCCCGGCTCCGCCGCCGCAGCAGCAACCGCAGCCCCAACCCCAGCCGCGTCGTCGTCGACGTCGCCGGGAGGACGACGACGGCGGCTGGCCGACTCAGGTGGTGCCGCCGGTGACCGCGCAGTCCCCGCCGCCCCCGACACCAACACCGCCCCCGGCCCCGACACCAACACCGGCCCCGCCGCCCCCTCCTCCGCCGCCACCCGCCCCGCCGCGGCCCGAGCCCCGGCCGGAGCCCGTCGCGCAGCCGGATCCCCAGTGGGAGCCGCTGAACACCTGGAAGCCGCCCACCCCCGCGCCGCCGGCGGCACCCGCCGCGGACTGGTCGGTGCCCCCAGCCCCTGCCCCGACCCCGACCCCGGCGCCAACACCACCGCCGCCGCCCCCGGCCCCAACACCGCCGCCACCCGCGCCGGCGCCCCCGGTCACCGAGGAGCGCCGTGGCCGGCACGCGAGCCCGGCGGAGCCGGAGTACCCCGTCCCATCGCCCCCATCGGCCCCGGCGCCCCCGCCGGCCGAGCCCGCCCCGCCGCGGCGCGGTCGGCACTCGGCGCCGGCCGAGGCCGAGGACCCGATCGCGGCGTCGTTCCCGCCCGCGCCCCGCAGCGAGGAACCCGCCGCGCGGCACCGCGGTCCCGACGAGGAGGAGCAATCGGAACGCCGGCGCGGGCAGTCCGCCGCCGAGCTGCTCGCCCGGTTCCAGGCCACCCCCGGTGGCGGCGGACGCCGCCGTCGGCGCGAGGACTGA
- the ftsH gene encoding ATP-dependent zinc metalloprotease FtsH, with the protein MKRKNVIRTLTAIGVLLLLVWSFFYFSDDTRGYKPVDTSVAIAQIHADNVTSAQIDDREQQLRLDLKEASGDTEDSDKIITKFPTGYAVPLFDALQSKDATINTTVNQGSALGTLLIYMLPLLLLIGLFVMFSRMQSGGRMGFGFGKSKAKQLTKDMPKTTFADVAGVDEAVEELYEIKDFLQNPSRYQALGAKIPKGVLLYGPPGTGKTLLARAVAGEAGVPFFTISGSDFVEMFVGVGASRVRDLFEQAKQNNPCIIFVDEIDAVGRQRGAGLGGGHDEREQTLNQLLVEMDGFGDRQGVILIAATNRPDILDPALLRPGRFDRQIPVSAPDLAGRRAVLAVHSQGKPIAPDADLEGLAKRTVGMSGADLANVINEAALLTARENGTVITAAALEEAVDRVVGGPRRKSRIISEHEKKITAYHEGGHALAGWAMPDIEPIYKVTILARGRTGGHAMAVPEDDKGLMTRSEMIARLVFAMGGRAAEELVFREPTTGASSDIDQATKIARAMVTEYGMSAKLGAVRYGTEHGDPFLGRTMGTQADYSHEVAREIDEEVRKLIEAAHTEAWEILTENRDALDRLAGALLEKETLHKAELSEVLADVHKRPRITAFDDFGGRIPSDKPPIKTPGELAIERGEEWPKPEPEPAFKSAIRNANGTNAPHGPNGANGANGAPPADNPGAVQPDYGAPAGWHAPGWPPGGPGQSQPGWYPPPPPQQQPAPPQGGWPPPQNYPGQPYPHQPYPPQPHQQPDGDARGDDANRPVPPGNG; encoded by the coding sequence ATGAAGCGAAAAAACGTAATCCGCACGCTGACGGCGATCGGTGTCCTGCTGCTGCTGGTGTGGTCGTTCTTCTACTTCAGCGACGACACCCGCGGCTACAAGCCTGTCGACACCTCGGTGGCGATCGCCCAGATCCACGCCGACAACGTGACGAGCGCCCAGATCGACGACCGCGAGCAGCAGTTGCGGCTGGATCTCAAGGAGGCCAGCGGCGACACCGAGGACTCCGACAAGATCATCACGAAGTTCCCCACCGGCTATGCGGTGCCGTTGTTCGACGCGTTGCAGAGCAAGGACGCGACGATCAACACCACGGTCAACCAGGGCAGTGCGCTGGGCACGTTGCTGATCTACATGCTGCCGCTGCTGCTGCTCATCGGCTTGTTCGTGATGTTCTCCCGGATGCAGAGCGGCGGGCGGATGGGCTTCGGCTTCGGCAAGTCGAAGGCCAAGCAGCTCACCAAGGACATGCCCAAGACCACCTTCGCCGACGTCGCCGGCGTGGACGAGGCGGTCGAGGAGCTCTACGAGATCAAGGACTTCCTGCAGAACCCCTCGCGGTATCAGGCGCTCGGCGCCAAGATCCCCAAGGGTGTGCTGCTCTACGGCCCGCCCGGCACCGGTAAGACGCTGCTGGCGCGCGCCGTCGCCGGTGAGGCCGGGGTTCCGTTCTTCACCATCTCCGGTTCGGATTTCGTCGAGATGTTCGTCGGCGTCGGCGCCTCCCGGGTGCGCGACCTGTTCGAGCAGGCCAAACAGAACAACCCCTGCATCATCTTCGTCGACGAGATCGACGCCGTCGGACGTCAGCGCGGCGCCGGCCTCGGTGGCGGGCACGACGAGCGCGAGCAGACGCTGAATCAGCTGCTGGTCGAGATGGACGGCTTCGGCGACCGCCAGGGCGTCATCCTGATCGCGGCCACCAACCGGCCCGACATCCTCGACCCGGCGCTGCTGCGCCCGGGCCGTTTCGACCGGCAGATCCCGGTGTCGGCACCCGACCTCGCGGGCCGGCGCGCGGTGCTGGCCGTGCATTCGCAGGGCAAGCCGATCGCCCCGGACGCCGACCTCGAGGGGCTGGCCAAGCGCACGGTCGGGATGTCCGGTGCGGACCTGGCCAACGTCATCAACGAGGCGGCGCTGCTGACCGCGCGCGAGAACGGCACGGTCATCACGGCCGCGGCGCTCGAGGAAGCCGTCGACCGCGTGGTCGGCGGGCCGCGCCGCAAGAGCCGGATCATCAGCGAGCACGAGAAGAAGATCACCGCCTATCACGAGGGCGGTCACGCGCTGGCGGGTTGGGCGATGCCCGACATCGAGCCGATCTACAAGGTGACCATCCTGGCCCGCGGCCGTACCGGCGGGCACGCCATGGCGGTACCCGAGGACGACAAGGGTCTGATGACCCGCTCGGAGATGATCGCGCGGCTGGTGTTCGCGATGGGCGGGCGCGCGGCCGAGGAACTGGTGTTCCGCGAGCCGACGACGGGGGCGTCCTCCGACATCGATCAGGCCACCAAGATCGCGCGCGCCATGGTGACCGAGTACGGGATGAGCGCCAAGCTGGGCGCGGTGCGCTACGGCACCGAGCACGGCGACCCGTTCCTGGGCCGCACCATGGGCACCCAGGCCGACTACAGCCACGAGGTCGCCCGGGAGATCGACGAAGAGGTGCGCAAGCTCATCGAGGCCGCGCACACCGAGGCCTGGGAGATCCTCACCGAGAACCGCGATGCGCTCGACCGCCTCGCCGGTGCGCTGCTGGAGAAGGAAACGCTGCACAAGGCCGAGCTCTCAGAGGTGCTCGCCGATGTGCACAAGCGCCCGCGCATCACCGCGTTCGACGACTTCGGCGGGCGCATCCCGTCGGACAAGCCGCCCATCAAGACCCCGGGCGAGCTCGCGATCGAGCGCGGCGAGGAGTGGCCCAAGCCCGAGCCGGAGCCCGCGTTCAAGAGCGCCATCCGAAATGCGAACGGCACCAACGCCCCCCACGGTCCCAACGGCGCCAACGGGGCCAACGGTGCGCCGCCGGCGGACAACCCCGGGGCGGTGCAGCCGGACTACGGCGCCCCCGCCGGCTGGCATGCCCCCGGCTGGCCGCCGGGCGGCCCGGGCCAGTCGCAGCCCGGTTGGTATCCGCCGCCACCGCCGCAGCAGCAGCCGGCCCCACCGCAGGGTGGTTGGCCGCCGCCGCAGAACTACCCGGGTCAGCCCTACCCGCATCAGCCGTATCCGCCGCAACCGCATCAACAGCCAGACGGCGATGCGCGCGGTGACGATGCGAACCGGCCCGTACCGCCGGGAAACGGTTGA
- a CDS encoding type III pantothenate kinase has product MLLAIDVRNTHTVVGLISGTGDHAKVVQQWRIRTEPEVTADELALTIDGLIGDDSDRLTGAVALSTVPSILHEIRVMLEQYWGAVPHVLIEPGVRTGVPLLVDNPKEVGADRIVNCLSAFHKFAAPSIVVDFGSSICVDVVSAKGEFLGGAIAPGIQVSSDAAAARSAALRRVEMTRPRSVVGKNTVESMQSGAVFGFAGLVEGIIRRIREDIDGFDGDDVVVVATGHTAPLLLPELQTAAHYDQHLTLDGLRLVFERNRDGGRAKAKPLR; this is encoded by the coding sequence GTGCTGCTGGCCATCGACGTCCGCAACACCCACACCGTCGTCGGGCTGATCTCCGGGACCGGCGATCACGCGAAGGTGGTGCAGCAGTGGCGGATTCGCACCGAACCGGAGGTCACCGCCGACGAGTTGGCGCTGACCATCGACGGTCTCATCGGTGATGACTCCGACCGGCTCACCGGGGCCGTCGCGCTGTCGACCGTGCCGTCGATCCTGCACGAGATCCGGGTGATGCTCGAGCAGTACTGGGGTGCGGTGCCGCACGTGCTGATCGAGCCGGGCGTGCGCACCGGCGTGCCGCTGCTGGTGGACAACCCCAAGGAGGTCGGCGCCGACCGGATCGTCAACTGCCTGTCGGCGTTCCACAAGTTCGCCGCGCCGTCGATCGTGGTGGACTTCGGCTCCTCGATCTGCGTCGACGTGGTGTCGGCCAAGGGCGAGTTCCTCGGCGGCGCCATCGCCCCGGGTATCCAGGTGTCCTCGGATGCCGCGGCCGCCCGCTCGGCCGCGCTGCGCCGGGTGGAGATGACCCGGCCGCGCTCGGTGGTCGGCAAGAACACCGTCGAGAGCATGCAGTCCGGCGCGGTGTTCGGGTTCGCCGGGCTGGTCGAGGGCATCATCCGGCGGATCCGCGAGGACATCGACGGGTTCGACGGCGACGACGTCGTGGTGGTGGCCACCGGCCACACCGCGCCGCTGCTGCTGCCCGAGCTGCAGACCGCGGCGCATTACGACCAGCACCTGACCCTCGACGGGCTGCGCCTGGTGTTCGAGCGCAACCGCGACGGCGGCCGGGCGAAGGCCAAACCCCTGCGATGA
- the panD gene encoding aspartate 1-decarboxylase: protein MLRTMLKSKIHRATVTHADLHYVGSVTIDADLMDAADLLEGEQVTIVDIDNGARLVTYAITGERGSGVLGINGAAAHLVQPGDLVILIAYGTMDDAEARAYRPRVVFVDADNRQIELGEHASDPAYVPDDAAGLVSPRGLR from the coding sequence ATGTTACGGACCATGCTCAAGTCGAAGATCCACCGCGCGACGGTCACCCACGCGGACCTGCACTACGTGGGCTCGGTGACCATCGACGCCGACCTGATGGACGCCGCGGACCTGCTCGAGGGCGAGCAGGTCACCATCGTCGACATCGACAACGGCGCCCGCCTGGTGACCTACGCGATCACCGGTGAGCGCGGCAGCGGAGTGCTCGGGATCAACGGCGCCGCAGCGCATCTGGTCCAGCCCGGCGATCTGGTGATCCTGATCGCCTACGGGACCATGGACGACGCCGAGGCCCGCGCGTACCGGCCGCGGGTGGTGTTCGTCGACGCCGACAACCGTCAGATCGAACTCGGCGAGCACGCGTCGGACCCGGCGTATGTGCCCGACGATGCCGCCGGCCTGGTCTCCCCGCGGGGGTTGCGCTAG
- the panC gene encoding pantoate--beta-alanine ligase codes for MNNPSAPKFAPGELNAYTAPAQVSAVTNALRQTGRRIMLVPTMGALHEGHLSLVRAAKKVPGSVVAVSIFVNPLQFGAGEDLEAYPRTLDADLELLRAEGVDIAFTPNAAAMYPTGPRTTVHPGPLGAELEGAVRPTHFAGMLTVVLKLLQIVGPDRAFFGEKDYQQLVLIRQMADDLNLPTRIVGVPTVREDDGLAMSSRNRYLDAEQRSSAGALSAALLAGRYAAAQGAEATLAAARAVLDDVAGIEVDYLEVRDPWLQPAPAQGTGRLLVAARLGATRLLDNTAVELGAAGADGAYADEHHESAWRD; via the coding sequence GTGAACAACCCGTCCGCCCCGAAGTTCGCACCCGGTGAACTCAACGCCTACACCGCGCCCGCCCAGGTCTCCGCGGTGACCAACGCGCTGCGCCAGACCGGCCGTCGCATCATGCTGGTGCCGACCATGGGTGCGCTGCACGAGGGGCATCTGAGCCTGGTGCGCGCCGCCAAGAAGGTGCCGGGATCTGTTGTGGCGGTGTCGATCTTCGTCAATCCGCTGCAGTTCGGGGCCGGCGAGGACCTCGAGGCGTATCCGCGCACCCTGGATGCCGACCTGGAACTGCTGCGCGCCGAGGGGGTCGACATCGCCTTCACCCCGAACGCCGCCGCGATGTACCCGACCGGCCCGCGTACCACCGTGCACCCCGGGCCGCTCGGCGCCGAACTCGAGGGCGCGGTCCGCCCCACGCACTTCGCGGGCATGCTGACCGTGGTGCTCAAGCTGCTGCAGATCGTCGGGCCGGACCGGGCGTTCTTCGGCGAGAAGGACTATCAGCAACTCGTGCTGATCCGGCAGATGGCCGACGACCTGAACCTGCCCACCCGCATCGTCGGGGTCCCGACCGTGCGCGAGGACGACGGGCTGGCCATGTCCTCGCGGAACCGCTACCTCGACGCCGAGCAGCGCAGCAGCGCCGGTGCGCTGTCGGCGGCCCTGCTGGCCGGGCGCTACGCCGCCGCCCAGGGGGCCGAGGCGACGCTGGCCGCGGCCCGCGCGGTGCTCGACGACGTCGCCGGGATCGAGGTCGACTATCTCGAGGTGCGCGACCCGTGGCTGCAGCCCGCGCCGGCCCAGGGGACCGGACGCCTGCTGGTGGCGGCCCGGCTGGGCGCCACCCGCCTGCTGGACAACACCGCGGTGGAACTGGGTGCCGCCGGCGCCGACGGTGCCTACGCCGACGAGCACCACGAATCGGCCTGGAGGGACTGA
- a CDS encoding alpha/beta fold hydrolase translates to MLTSGRRFVERDGVRLRVIDQGDRGRPDQPVVVLAHGYPELAYSWRHQIPALTAAGYRVLAPDQRGYGGSDRPAAVEAYDIFALTSDLVGLLDDIGAERATFIGHDWGAMVVWHTALLHPDRVAAVAGLSVPPIPRARTRPTERWLEKFGPDFYMLRYQQPGLADAELAADVAATMRDMFAEGRSAGLPDWLAAEEFDVYVEEFGRTGFTGALNWYRNYDRNWAGTEHLVDARITAPALFVGGTDDPVRATMRPERAAEVVAGPYRELWLPGAGHWLQQERPTEINRILLEFLAER, encoded by the coding sequence ATGCTCACATCGGGGCGGCGATTCGTCGAACGCGACGGCGTCCGGCTCCGCGTCATCGACCAGGGTGATCGCGGGCGGCCCGACCAACCCGTCGTCGTCCTGGCGCATGGCTACCCCGAGCTGGCGTACTCCTGGCGGCACCAGATCCCCGCGCTGACCGCGGCCGGCTACCGGGTGCTGGCACCCGATCAGCGCGGCTACGGCGGATCGGACCGGCCGGCGGCCGTCGAGGCCTACGACATCTTCGCCCTGACCTCGGACCTGGTGGGCCTGCTCGACGACATCGGCGCCGAACGGGCGACGTTCATCGGCCACGACTGGGGCGCGATGGTGGTGTGGCACACCGCGCTGCTGCACCCGGACCGGGTGGCCGCCGTCGCGGGGCTGAGCGTGCCGCCGATCCCGCGGGCCCGCACCCGGCCCACCGAACGCTGGTTGGAGAAGTTCGGTCCGGACTTCTACATGCTGCGCTACCAACAGCCCGGCCTGGCCGATGCCGAGCTGGCGGCCGACGTCGCCGCGACGATGCGGGACATGTTCGCCGAGGGCCGCAGTGCCGGGTTGCCGGACTGGCTCGCGGCCGAGGAGTTCGACGTCTACGTCGAGGAGTTCGGCCGGACCGGATTCACCGGTGCGCTGAACTGGTATCGCAACTACGACCGCAACTGGGCGGGTACCGAGCACCTGGTCGACGCCCGGATCACCGCGCCGGCCCTGTTCGTCGGCGGCACCGACGATCCGGTGCGCGCCACCATGCGTCCCGAACGCGCGGCCGAAGTGGTCGCCGGACCGTACCGGGAGCTGTGGTTGCCCGGCGCCGGTCACTGGCTGCAGCAGGAGCGCCCGACCGAGATCAACCGGATACTGCTGGAGTTCCTGGCCGAGCGGTAG
- the folK gene encoding 2-amino-4-hydroxy-6-hydroxymethyldihydropteridine diphosphokinase yields the protein MSRVVLSIGSNLGDRMARLQTAVDELGARVRAVSPVYQSEPWGGVDQGPFLNAVVIAEDPDLDGQDWLDFAQRLEREADRVRGQKWGPRTLDVDLITVHDDGREVFSRSDGLTLPHPLAHLRAFVLIPWQDVDPDGWLTVAGTPRTATNLLDQIDAAERAGVQLFDAVLHGPDQKA from the coding sequence GTGAGTCGGGTGGTGCTCTCGATCGGGTCCAACCTGGGCGACCGGATGGCGCGGCTGCAGACCGCGGTCGACGAACTCGGGGCCCGCGTGCGCGCGGTGTCGCCGGTGTACCAATCCGAGCCGTGGGGCGGGGTGGATCAGGGGCCCTTCCTCAACGCGGTGGTGATCGCCGAGGATCCCGACCTCGACGGGCAGGACTGGTTGGACTTCGCCCAGCGCCTCGAACGGGAGGCCGACCGCGTGCGCGGGCAGAAGTGGGGGCCGCGCACGCTGGACGTCGACCTGATCACGGTGCACGACGACGGGCGGGAGGTGTTCTCCCGTTCCGACGGCCTGACGCTGCCGCATCCGCTGGCGCACCTGCGGGCGTTCGTGTTGATCCCGTGGCAGGACGTCGACCCCGACGGGTGGCTCACCGTCGCCGGTACCCCGCGCACGGCGACCAACCTGCTCGATCAGATCGACGCGGCCGAACGGGCCGGCGTGCAGCTTTTCGATGCGGTGTTGCATGGGCCCGACCAGAAAGCGTGA
- the folB gene encoding dihydroneopterin aldolase — protein MTDRIELRGLAVRGNHGVFDHERRDGQEFLIDITLWLDLAAAAASDRLSDTYDYGVLAQRAAAIVGGEPRNLIEAVAGEIAEDVMTDERVHAVEVAVHKPQAPIPLDFADVAVVARRSRRRRGEEVAP, from the coding sequence GTGACTGACCGGATTGAGTTGCGCGGCTTGGCTGTTCGGGGAAACCACGGGGTTTTCGATCATGAACGGCGCGACGGCCAGGAGTTCCTGATCGACATCACGCTGTGGCTCGACCTGGCCGCCGCGGCCGCCAGCGACCGGCTGTCCGACACCTACGACTACGGGGTGCTCGCGCAGCGCGCCGCGGCGATCGTCGGCGGCGAACCGCGCAACCTCATCGAGGCCGTGGCCGGCGAGATCGCCGAGGACGTCATGACCGACGAGCGGGTGCACGCCGTGGAGGTCGCGGTGCACAAGCCGCAGGCGCCCATCCCGCTGGACTTCGCCGACGTGGCCGTGGTCGCGCGCCGATCCCGCCGGCGCCGGGGCGAGGAGGTGGCGCCGTGA
- a CDS encoding Rossmann-like and DUF2520 domain-containing protein: MVQPEGLDGLRPARLKVGVISAGRVGTALGVALERADHVVVACSAISGASVRRAASRLPDTPIQPVPEVAAAAELLLLTVPDAELPGLIAGLAATDAVAPGTIVAHTSGANGIAILAPLTERGALPLALHPAMTFTGGDEDITRLSETCFGITAADEIGYAIAQSLVLEIGGEPVRVREDARTLYHAALAHGSNHIVTVIADALEALRAALQGQELLGQELIGDDPGGIAERVLAPLARAALENALQRGQAALTGPVARNDADAVARHLAALDEVDPALGEAYRTASLRTAQRSHAAPEVFQVLTPAIRRSVASDEQGGGVSE, from the coding sequence ATGGTGCAGCCGGAAGGTCTCGACGGCCTGCGACCGGCCCGACTCAAGGTCGGGGTCATCTCCGCGGGCCGGGTCGGGACCGCGTTGGGGGTCGCGCTCGAGCGCGCCGACCACGTCGTCGTCGCGTGCAGCGCCATCTCCGGCGCCTCCGTGCGGCGGGCCGCGAGCCGGCTGCCCGACACCCCGATCCAGCCGGTCCCCGAGGTCGCCGCGGCCGCCGAACTGCTGCTCCTCACCGTTCCCGACGCCGAGCTGCCCGGGCTGATCGCCGGCCTGGCCGCCACCGACGCCGTGGCGCCGGGCACCATCGTCGCGCACACCTCCGGGGCCAACGGCATCGCGATCCTGGCGCCGCTGACCGAGCGGGGAGCCCTGCCGCTGGCCCTGCACCCGGCCATGACGTTCACCGGCGGCGACGAGGACATCACCCGCCTCTCGGAGACCTGCTTCGGGATCACCGCCGCCGACGAGATCGGTTATGCCATAGCGCAATCGCTGGTGCTCGAGATCGGCGGCGAACCGGTGCGGGTGCGCGAGGACGCCCGCACGCTCTATCACGCGGCGCTCGCGCACGGCAGCAACCACATCGTCACCGTGATCGCCGACGCGTTGGAGGCGCTGCGGGCCGCGCTGCAGGGCCAGGAGTTGTTGGGGCAGGAACTCATCGGTGACGATCCCGGAGGCATCGCCGAACGCGTGCTCGCGCCGCTGGCGCGCGCGGCGCTGGAGAACGCCCTGCAGCGCGGGCAGGCCGCGCTGACCGGCCCGGTGGCCCGCAACGACGCGGATGCCGTCGCCCGGCATCTGGCCGCGCTCGACGAGGTGGACCCCGCGCTGGGCGAGGCCTACCGGACCGCATCGTTGCGCACCGCGCAGCGTTCCCACGCAGCCCCGGAGGTGTTCCAGGTGTTGACACCCGCGATTCGACGCAGCGTTGCCAGCGACGAGCAGGGCGGAGGAGTGAGCGAGTGA
- a CDS encoding DUF3180 domain-containing protein yields the protein MGPTRKRDLAAAVVVAGIVGYLAVLLLYRWFPPLTVWTGASLAAVAVAEAAWGAQVRSKIAAGKIGLGADRLNPLAVARTVVIAKASAWVGAIVLGWWLAVLAYLLPRRAMIRVAQEDTAGAVVAAACALALLVAALWLQHCCRWPSDGDDDLDENGTRSDPV from the coding sequence ATGGGCCCGACCAGAAAGCGTGACCTGGCCGCGGCCGTGGTGGTCGCCGGCATCGTCGGCTACCTCGCGGTGCTGTTGCTCTACCGGTGGTTCCCGCCGCTGACGGTGTGGACCGGCGCCTCGCTGGCCGCGGTCGCCGTCGCCGAGGCGGCGTGGGGCGCTCAGGTGCGTTCCAAGATCGCCGCGGGCAAGATCGGCCTGGGTGCGGACCGGCTGAATCCGTTGGCGGTGGCCCGCACGGTGGTGATCGCCAAGGCCTCGGCGTGGGTCGGGGCCATCGTGCTCGGGTGGTGGCTGGCGGTGCTGGCCTACTTGCTGCCGCGGCGCGCGATGATCCGGGTGGCCCAGGAGGACACCGCCGGGGCCGTCGTCGCGGCCGCGTGCGCGCTGGCGCTGCTGGTGGCCGCGCTGTGGTTGCAGCACTGCTGCCGCTGGCCCTCCGACGGCGACGACGACCTGGACGAAAATGGCACTCGAAGCGACCCGGTTTAG
- the folE gene encoding GTP cyclohydrolase I FolE, with the protein MAQPHSRTATVDVPVFDQERAEAAVRELLYAIGEDPDRHGLVDTPARVARAFQEMFAGLYLDPDEVLNTTFDEQHDELVLVKDIPMYSTCEHHLVAFHGVAHVGYIPGNDGRVTGLSKLARLVDLYAKRPQVQERLTAQVADALMRKLDPRGVIVVMEAEHLCMAMRGIRKPGAITTTSAVRGQFKTDNASRAEALELILRK; encoded by the coding sequence ATGGCCCAGCCGCACTCACGTACGGCTACGGTTGACGTTCCGGTGTTCGATCAGGAACGCGCCGAAGCAGCAGTCAGAGAGCTGTTGTACGCGATCGGTGAAGATCCGGATCGACACGGTCTGGTGGACACTCCAGCCCGGGTCGCTCGGGCTTTCCAGGAGATGTTCGCCGGGCTCTATCTCGATCCCGATGAGGTGCTCAACACCACCTTCGACGAGCAACACGACGAGTTGGTGCTGGTCAAGGACATCCCGATGTATTCGACCTGTGAGCATCACCTCGTGGCGTTCCACGGCGTGGCGCACGTCGGCTACATCCCCGGCAACGACGGCCGGGTGACCGGCCTGTCGAAGCTGGCCCGGCTGGTCGACCTGTACGCCAAGCGCCCCCAGGTGCAGGAGCGGCTGACCGCGCAGGTGGCCGACGCGCTGATGCGCAAACTCGACCCGCGCGGCGTCATCGTCGTGATGGAGGCCGAGCACCTGTGCATGGCGATGCGCGGCATCCGCAAGCCGGGGGCCATCACCACCACGTCGGCGGTGCGTGGACAGTTCAAGACCGACAACGCATCTCGGGCCGAGGCGCTGGAACTCATCCTGCGTAAATGA